Proteins encoded in a region of the Psychromicrobium lacuslunae genome:
- a CDS encoding acyl-CoA dehydrogenase — translation MSESKVAASESRPSGADQSDHIDTAELGELLLGEWASTRKLARELAALPDVHKVEGLTHFEHRERAFRQLKLLVDAKAVHRAFPKRLGGDEDHGGNIAGFEELVTADPSLQIKAGVQWGLFGAAVMHLGSQEHQDKWLPGIMSLEIPGCFAMTETGHGSDVASIATTATYDEATEEFVIHTPFRAAWKDYIGNAAIDGLAAVVFAQLVTKGVNHGVHAFYVQLRDPQTHEFMPGVGGEDDGIKGGLNGIDNGRLHFNQVRVPRTHLLNRYGNVDAEGNYSSAIASPGRRFFTMIGTLVQGRVSLDGAAVAASKIALKIAIQYASERRQFNASSDTEEEVLLDYQRHQRRLFSRLATTYAASFAHEQLLKKFDGVFSGAHDTDEDRQDLETLAAALKSLSTWHALDTLQEAREACGGSGFLIENRFASLRADLDIYATFEGDNTILLQLVAKRLLADYAKEFRNVDFGVLARFAVSQATDVAVNKTGLRQVAQFVADTGSVQRSAIALKDEESQRALLTERVEAMVAEVGNALKDAAKLPQAKAAAVFNQHQDELIEAARAHAELLQWEAFTEGLAKVSDPKTKEVLTWVRDLFGLGLIEKHLSWYLMNGRLSMQRARTVGDYINRLLTKIRPHALELVDAFGYTQEHLRAPISSGAEKQRQDEAADYFRKQRASGSAPIDEKILLLKQKQASKKR, via the coding sequence ATGTCTGAAAGCAAAGTAGCGGCAAGCGAATCCCGCCCGAGTGGTGCCGATCAGTCGGACCATATCGACACCGCTGAACTCGGCGAGTTATTGCTCGGTGAGTGGGCCAGCACTCGTAAGCTGGCCCGCGAACTGGCTGCCCTGCCCGATGTGCACAAAGTCGAGGGACTCACCCATTTCGAGCATCGCGAGCGTGCCTTTAGGCAACTCAAGTTGCTGGTCGACGCCAAGGCGGTGCATCGCGCTTTCCCCAAGCGCCTAGGCGGCGATGAAGACCATGGCGGCAATATCGCTGGCTTCGAGGAACTGGTCACCGCTGATCCATCCTTGCAGATCAAGGCCGGTGTGCAGTGGGGCCTGTTCGGTGCCGCGGTAATGCACCTGGGCAGCCAAGAACACCAAGACAAATGGCTGCCGGGCATTATGAGCCTGGAGATCCCGGGCTGCTTCGCAATGACCGAGACCGGTCACGGTTCCGATGTGGCCTCGATTGCCACCACGGCGACCTACGACGAAGCCACCGAGGAATTCGTCATCCACACTCCGTTCCGGGCGGCTTGGAAGGACTACATCGGCAATGCGGCCATTGATGGCCTGGCCGCGGTGGTCTTCGCGCAGCTGGTCACCAAGGGTGTTAACCACGGCGTACACGCTTTTTACGTTCAGTTGCGCGACCCGCAGACCCATGAGTTCATGCCCGGTGTGGGCGGCGAGGACGACGGCATCAAGGGTGGCCTGAACGGCATCGACAATGGTCGGCTGCACTTCAATCAGGTCCGGGTGCCGCGCACTCATCTGCTTAACCGCTACGGCAACGTTGATGCCGAGGGTAATTACAGCTCGGCAATCGCCAGCCCGGGGCGTCGCTTCTTCACCATGATCGGCACCCTGGTGCAGGGTCGGGTCTCGCTCGATGGGGCTGCGGTTGCCGCCTCCAAGATCGCGCTCAAGATCGCCATTCAGTACGCTTCCGAGCGTCGCCAGTTCAACGCCAGCTCGGATACCGAGGAGGAGGTTCTGCTCGACTATCAGCGGCACCAGCGTCGCTTGTTCAGCAGGCTCGCCACCACCTACGCGGCGAGCTTCGCCCACGAGCAGTTGCTGAAGAAGTTCGACGGTGTCTTCTCCGGAGCGCACGATACCGACGAGGATCGCCAAGACCTGGAGACCCTGGCGGCGGCGCTCAAATCGCTTTCCACCTGGCATGCCTTGGACACGCTACAAGAGGCCCGTGAAGCCTGTGGCGGTTCCGGATTCCTGATCGAGAACCGCTTTGCCTCGCTGCGCGCGGATCTGGATATTTACGCCACCTTTGAAGGTGATAACACCATCCTGCTGCAACTGGTGGCCAAGCGTTTGCTAGCCGATTATGCGAAGGAGTTCCGCAATGTCGACTTTGGCGTGCTGGCGCGCTTCGCGGTCAGCCAGGCCACCGACGTCGCAGTGAACAAGACCGGCCTGCGTCAGGTCGCCCAGTTTGTCGCCGATACCGGCAGCGTGCAGCGTTCAGCGATTGCTTTGAAGGACGAAGAAAGCCAGCGAGCGCTGCTCACCGAGCGGGTCGAGGCGATGGTGGCCGAGGTTGGCAATGCTTTGAAGGACGCCGCGAAGCTGCCGCAGGCGAAGGCCGCCGCGGTCTTCAATCAGCACCAAGACGAGCTGATTGAAGCGGCCCGGGCGCATGCCGAGCTGCTGCAATGGGAAGCGTTCACCGAAGGCTTGGCCAAGGTCTCCGACCCGAAGACCAAAGAAGTACTGACCTGGGTTCGTGACCTGTTTGGTCTCGGCCTGATCGAGAAGCACCTCTCCTGGTACCTCATGAACGGCCGACTTTCGATGCAGCGGGCCCGCACCGTCGGCGACTACATCAACCGGCTGCTAACCAAGATTCGCCCGCACGCCCTGGAATTGGTGGACGCCTTCGGTTACACCCAGGAACACTTGCGGGCCCCGATCTCCTCCGGCGCGGAGAAACAGCGTCAGGACGAGGCGGCGGATTACTTCCGTAAACAGCGCGCCTCCGGTTCAGCGCCGATTGACGAAAAGATTCTGCTGCTCAAGCAGAAGCAGGCGAGTAAGAAGCGCTAA
- a CDS encoding TetR/AcrR family transcriptional regulator, which yields MNTASLIVTATADSAEEHSVDGRSARWASHREQRRAELIKVARRAVHRLGPDASMDDIAAAAGTSKSVFYRYFGDKAGLQQAVGEVVIGQMQGVIFSAIKTARDPRNGLKNMVSAYLHMAETSPNVYAFVTQAAPGQGVAKVPDIGHAGGALGGFFDAIIEMVAAPMREHFGGAETPLARYWPTAAIGLVRTAGESWLDGARETQGNRPDAEEMAEQITQWLFLGIETQLNLPK from the coding sequence GTGAACACCGCTTCGCTTATTGTGACCGCCACTGCGGACTCCGCCGAGGAACACTCGGTTGATGGCCGCTCGGCACGCTGGGCCAGCCACCGAGAGCAGCGTCGCGCTGAGCTAATCAAAGTCGCCCGGCGCGCCGTGCACCGGCTCGGACCGGACGCTTCGATGGACGATATTGCCGCCGCCGCTGGCACCTCGAAATCAGTCTTCTACCGCTACTTCGGTGATAAGGCCGGGCTGCAGCAGGCCGTCGGCGAAGTGGTGATCGGCCAGATGCAAGGAGTGATCTTCTCCGCAATCAAGACCGCTCGCGATCCGCGAAATGGCTTGAAAAACATGGTTTCCGCCTACTTACACATGGCTGAGACCTCCCCCAATGTTTACGCCTTTGTCACCCAGGCTGCCCCCGGCCAGGGCGTCGCCAAGGTGCCCGATATCGGTCACGCTGGTGGTGCGCTGGGCGGGTTTTTCGACGCCATTATTGAGATGGTGGCCGCCCCGATGCGCGAACACTTTGGCGGAGCGGAGACCCCGCTGGCCCGGTATTGGCCAACAGCTGCCATCGGCTTGGTGCGCACCGCAGGCGAGTCCTGGTTGGATGGCGCCCGGGAAACCCAGGGCAACCGACCCGACGCTGAGGAAATGGCGGAACAGATCACCCAATGGCTGTTCCTCGGCATCGAAACCCAACTCAACCTTCCGAAGTAA
- a CDS encoding acetyl-CoA C-acetyltransferase: protein MATQNSSNADRPAATPAQPKPASPAKPAPKPAAAAKPTSSPTPGSESPVSESPVSESKVASAPAVSSAASKPLTAGGGLRSAVVIGGNRIPFARSGGAYTYASNLSMLTAALDGLIARFGLQNERIGEVAAGAVLKHSRDFNLTREAVLGSALSPETPAYDVQMACATGVETVLSLADKIKLGRIDSAIAGGVDSASDAPIAVSEGLRTALLDLSRAKTLGQRLQILSKIRPKDLTPNAPSTGEPRTGLSMGEHQAITTAEWKISRQAQDKLALASHQNLAAAYDRGFFDDLITSYKGLSKDSNLRADSTLEKLGKLKPVFGKRLGAEATMTAGNSTPLTDGASSVLLGSEEWARSKDLPILAKVIDGEAGAVDFVHGKDGLLMAPAFAVPRLLARNGLSLADFDFYEIHEAFAGTVLSTLAAWEDEKFGRERLGLDGAFGSIDRSKLNVNGSSLAAGHPFAATGGRIVASLSKMLHEKGSVDGRPARGLISVCAAGGQGVVAILEAYVPTDGESK, encoded by the coding sequence ATGGCCACTCAGAACAGTTCCAACGCCGACCGTCCGGCCGCTACTCCAGCTCAGCCGAAACCAGCATCGCCAGCAAAGCCTGCACCCAAGCCCGCGGCTGCTGCGAAACCGACCTCGTCGCCCACGCCAGGGTCCGAGTCGCCAGTATCCGAATCGCCGGTGTCCGAGTCGAAAGTTGCTTCTGCTCCCGCGGTAAGCTCGGCAGCGAGCAAGCCGTTGACCGCCGGCGGCGGCCTACGCAGCGCCGTGGTGATCGGCGGCAATCGGATTCCTTTCGCGCGCAGTGGTGGTGCATACACCTACGCCTCTAATCTCTCCATGCTGACCGCGGCCCTGGACGGCTTGATTGCCCGCTTTGGCCTGCAGAACGAACGAATCGGCGAGGTCGCGGCCGGGGCGGTACTGAAGCATTCACGCGATTTCAACCTGACTCGCGAAGCCGTGCTTGGCTCTGCGCTTTCCCCTGAGACCCCCGCCTACGATGTGCAGATGGCCTGTGCTACTGGCGTCGAGACGGTGCTCAGCCTGGCCGATAAAATCAAGCTCGGCCGGATTGATTCAGCGATTGCCGGCGGTGTTGACTCGGCTTCGGACGCGCCGATTGCGGTCAGCGAAGGACTGCGTACCGCATTACTCGATCTGAGCCGGGCTAAGACGCTTGGTCAGCGCCTGCAGATTCTTAGCAAGATCCGGCCCAAAGATTTGACCCCCAATGCGCCGAGCACGGGTGAGCCGCGCACCGGACTGTCAATGGGGGAGCACCAGGCGATCACCACCGCTGAGTGGAAGATCAGTCGTCAGGCGCAAGACAAACTAGCCCTGGCGAGCCACCAGAACCTTGCCGCCGCCTACGACCGCGGCTTCTTCGACGACCTGATCACTTCCTATAAAGGCCTGAGCAAGGATTCGAATTTGCGCGCGGATTCGACGTTGGAGAAGCTCGGCAAGCTCAAGCCGGTGTTCGGCAAGCGACTGGGGGCTGAGGCCACCATGACAGCTGGTAACTCCACGCCATTGACTGATGGCGCATCGTCGGTGTTGCTCGGCTCTGAGGAATGGGCGAGATCCAAGGATCTGCCCATTCTCGCCAAGGTGATCGATGGCGAGGCCGGTGCGGTTGACTTTGTGCACGGTAAGGACGGCTTGTTGATGGCTCCGGCCTTCGCAGTGCCGCGTTTGCTGGCTCGGAATGGCCTGAGCTTGGCGGATTTCGATTTCTACGAGATTCACGAGGCCTTCGCCGGAACCGTGCTGAGCACGCTGGCGGCCTGGGAGGATGAGAAGTTTGGCCGGGAACGGCTCGGACTGGACGGTGCGTTCGGATCTATCGACCGCAGCAAGCTCAATGTCAACGGTTCTTCGCTCGCGGCCGGCCACCCCTTCGCTGCTACCGGAGGCCGGATCGTGGCAAGCCTGTCAAAGATGCTGCACGAAAAGGGCTCGGTGGATGGCCGACCTGCCCGCGGTTTGATCTCCGTTTGTGCGGCGGGTGGCCAAGGCGTGGTTGCAATTCTGGAAGCGTATGTCCCCACTGATGGAGAATCCAAGTAA
- a CDS encoding 3-oxoacyl-ACP reductase, with the protein MARVKADKYTQFVSQGFGKELAKKLGLPQPAILRRFDPTQPLISGPVLVIGSSAGADDLAHALLDWQLDVRRVATPKQKLGAIILVLDELADPTELSEPIRTAGASLRDLSPNARLVTISRPATADQEPAMAAARNGVDGILRSLAKELRAGATGNGIVLADGVRTVAPSALGALRFFLSGRSAFVDGQFLTVSTDAGEAPADWARPLEGKVAVVTGAARGIGAAIARTLARDGARLIVVDVPPAGDHLAAVANQVAGTALQLDITREDAGEKILAHAKERYGRIDIVVHNAGITRDKLLANMDQGRWDSVIAVNIAAQLRINRALLASPVFTAERPHIVSVASISGIAGNRGQTNYAASKAGVIGMVRSTAGLLAPLNGTINAVAPGFIETDMTAKIPFATREVARRLNSLQQGGQPEDVAETIAFLASDVAGGITGNVLRVCGQNLVGQ; encoded by the coding sequence ATGGCGCGGGTAAAAGCTGATAAGTACACCCAATTCGTTTCGCAAGGTTTCGGTAAGGAACTGGCAAAAAAGCTGGGCCTGCCGCAACCGGCTATTCTGCGTCGTTTTGATCCCACCCAGCCGCTGATCAGCGGGCCGGTGCTGGTGATCGGTTCCTCTGCTGGGGCCGATGACTTGGCTCATGCGCTGCTCGATTGGCAACTCGACGTCCGCCGGGTCGCCACCCCGAAGCAGAAGCTCGGCGCCATCATCCTGGTGCTCGACGAGCTGGCCGATCCTACTGAGCTTTCCGAACCGATCCGGACCGCCGGAGCCTCGTTACGTGACCTCTCGCCAAACGCTCGCTTGGTGACCATTTCGCGTCCAGCCACCGCGGATCAGGAACCCGCAATGGCGGCAGCGCGGAACGGCGTTGACGGTATTTTGCGTTCGCTTGCCAAGGAGCTTCGCGCTGGGGCTACCGGCAACGGCATTGTGCTAGCCGATGGGGTGCGTACCGTTGCGCCGAGCGCCCTGGGTGCGCTGCGCTTCTTCCTCTCTGGGCGCTCAGCCTTTGTCGATGGACAATTTCTCACGGTGAGCACCGATGCCGGCGAAGCTCCGGCAGATTGGGCCCGCCCGTTGGAGGGGAAGGTGGCGGTGGTCACCGGTGCGGCGCGAGGTATCGGTGCCGCCATCGCTAGAACCTTAGCCCGTGACGGTGCCAGGTTAATTGTGGTCGACGTACCACCGGCCGGGGATCACCTGGCCGCCGTCGCCAATCAGGTGGCTGGTACTGCGCTGCAACTGGATATCACCCGGGAGGACGCTGGAGAAAAGATTCTGGCGCACGCCAAGGAGCGGTACGGGCGGATCGATATTGTGGTGCACAACGCCGGAATCACCCGGGACAAGCTGCTGGCGAATATGGATCAGGGTCGTTGGGATTCGGTGATTGCCGTCAATATTGCCGCCCAATTGCGGATTAACCGGGCGCTTTTGGCCTCTCCGGTCTTCACTGCCGAGAGGCCGCACATCGTCTCGGTAGCCTCGATCAGCGGTATTGCCGGCAATCGTGGCCAGACCAATTACGCTGCCTCGAAGGCCGGAGTGATCGGTATGGTGCGCTCTACTGCTGGCCTGCTGGCACCGCTGAATGGCACGATCAACGCGGTGGCCCCGGGATTCATTGAAACCGATATGACCGCGAAGATCCCGTTCGCTACCCGAGAGGTTGCCCGGCGACTCAACTCGCTGCAGCAAGGTGGTCAACCGGAAGACGTTGCCGAGACCATCGCTTTCCTGGCCAGCGATGTGGCTGGTGGGATCACCGGTAATGTGCTCAGGGTCTGCGGCCAGAACCTGGTGGGGCAATGA
- a CDS encoding MaoC family dehydratase, giving the protein MSTAEPVASVAEPRKIIELSEAPSLSKLYAKAASSTALGLVGLARRSSVFPNTEYRLSGLRADREKLRDFNRLMHGSDRDELPAGFAHIMVFPTSIALMAADDFPLPLVGAVHLANRVEQRRRVDPTESFSARVWAQNPAQHRAGTQVEIAAELSTERAGEVVWSSVSTYLARGVKLPGLSAVQTPEREKFSVPDANAQWALSSDIGRRYAALSGDVNPIHMSSLSARALGMKGAIAHGMYLASRALASAQPAGLEAFEWRAEFATPTFIPGLVSVRFEEIAEGVKYQGWNARNGKPNFFGSVSPR; this is encoded by the coding sequence ATGAGTACCGCCGAACCGGTGGCAAGTGTCGCCGAACCGAGGAAGATTATTGAACTCAGTGAAGCGCCGTCTTTGTCGAAACTCTATGCCAAGGCCGCAAGTAGCACCGCGCTGGGACTGGTCGGTCTAGCCCGCCGTTCTTCGGTATTTCCCAATACCGAGTATCGGCTGAGCGGTTTGCGTGCGGATCGCGAAAAACTTCGTGATTTCAACCGGCTCATGCATGGCAGTGATCGAGATGAGTTGCCAGCCGGTTTCGCGCACATTATGGTCTTCCCGACCTCAATCGCGCTGATGGCTGCTGATGATTTTCCGCTTCCGCTAGTGGGGGCGGTGCACTTGGCGAACCGAGTCGAGCAACGTCGCCGGGTCGATCCGACCGAGTCATTCAGTGCGCGAGTCTGGGCGCAGAATCCGGCGCAGCACCGGGCAGGGACTCAGGTTGAGATTGCTGCCGAGCTGAGCACTGAGCGGGCTGGCGAGGTGGTCTGGAGCTCGGTGTCGACTTACCTCGCCCGCGGGGTCAAGCTCCCGGGGCTTAGCGCTGTGCAGACACCCGAACGGGAAAAATTCAGTGTCCCTGACGCCAATGCCCAGTGGGCTTTGTCGAGTGATATCGGTCGACGCTACGCCGCGCTCTCCGGCGATGTAAACCCGATCCATATGAGCTCCTTGAGCGCCCGGGCACTCGGCATGAAGGGCGCGATTGCGCACGGTATGTATTTGGCCTCCCGGGCACTTGCCTCGGCGCAGCCAGCGGGGTTGGAAGCCTTTGAATGGCGGGCGGAGTTCGCTACGCCGACCTTCATCCCGGGGCTGGTTTCGGTTCGCTTCGAGGAAATTGCTGAGGGCGTCAAATACCAAGGCTGGAACGCTCGAAACGGCAAACCGAACTTCTTCGGCAGCGTCAGCCCTCGCTAA
- a CDS encoding LysR family transcriptional regulator — MADIPEVDDLRLVLAIADAGSVGAAARSLLISQPSASSRLSRLERRLGADLFLRTTRGSSPTAAGAELIRRSRHILGHLEQLFDDVLGSTEAAPLTIGCFHTLADSVMPLLDAAFPAGSLVQRVDHGLQLVDWVAEGSMDAAVVAIAEQMTLPQGVRAERIGFDQLVVFVPRGAPTPGSGKQPLKGLQMPTASYDLRQDELRSRIIALGATPRPGATIVATMRMARLSKHAALVPRSAAVNDLHPGEQLLDLPFRWRLTLSLVARAHRDPRLNTIGEYLRRELELS, encoded by the coding sequence ATGGCAGATATTCCAGAAGTTGATGACCTAAGACTTGTTCTGGCGATTGCCGATGCTGGCTCGGTGGGAGCCGCCGCACGTTCGCTTCTTATTTCCCAACCCTCAGCTTCGAGCAGGCTGAGTCGCTTGGAGCGTCGGCTGGGTGCCGATCTTTTTTTGCGCACAACGCGGGGAAGTAGCCCGACAGCCGCGGGTGCCGAACTGATTCGCCGCTCACGGCATATCCTTGGCCATCTAGAACAGCTCTTTGACGATGTTTTAGGAAGTACCGAGGCGGCGCCCCTCACCATCGGCTGTTTTCACACTCTGGCGGATTCAGTCATGCCCTTGCTGGATGCCGCTTTCCCCGCCGGTTCGCTGGTGCAGCGGGTTGATCATGGATTGCAGCTTGTTGATTGGGTGGCGGAGGGGAGTATGGACGCCGCCGTCGTCGCCATCGCTGAGCAGATGACGCTGCCGCAGGGTGTGCGGGCCGAGCGTATCGGCTTTGACCAGTTGGTGGTTTTTGTGCCTCGTGGAGCTCCCACCCCGGGCTCGGGCAAACAACCGCTCAAAGGTCTGCAGATGCCCACCGCAAGCTACGATCTACGGCAGGACGAGCTGAGGTCACGAATCATTGCCCTGGGTGCCACGCCACGGCCCGGTGCCACCATTGTCGCGACGATGCGTATGGCCCGGCTGTCAAAACACGCTGCCTTGGTACCGCGCAGTGCTGCCGTCAATGATTTGCACCCGGGGGAGCAGCTACTCGACCTACCTTTCCGCTGGCGTCTGACCCTCAGCCTGGTGGCCCGAGCGCATCGTGATCCGCGGCTCAATACGATTGGCGAGTATCTGCGCCGGGAATTGGAACTCAGCTAA
- a CDS encoding AAA family ATPase: MIIWLNGTHGVGKTTTSSLVQRLLPESRVLDAEKVGEVLMDIKPGLPATDNFQHWQPWRPLVVETARRVLEYTGGRLVMPMTVLVESYWREISAGLSEHGIAIQHFVLHAEQDTLRERIQNDEDLGPSSFRFAYLEAYAEAARSWLHNDAEVIDTTHLTAEQSAEQIVASVLGRRE; encoded by the coding sequence ATGATTATTTGGCTCAATGGCACTCATGGGGTGGGGAAGACCACGACCAGCAGCTTGGTGCAGCGGCTACTGCCCGAATCGCGGGTTCTCGACGCGGAGAAGGTCGGGGAGGTGCTGATGGATATTAAGCCGGGGCTACCGGCGACTGATAATTTCCAGCACTGGCAGCCGTGGCGACCGCTCGTTGTGGAGACAGCTCGGCGGGTGCTGGAATACACCGGAGGTCGGTTGGTGATGCCGATGACGGTGCTAGTTGAGAGCTATTGGCGGGAGATCAGCGCCGGTTTATCCGAGCACGGCATAGCGATTCAGCATTTCGTGCTGCACGCCGAGCAGGACACGCTGCGGGAGCGCATTCAGAACGACGAGGACCTCGGACCCTCTAGTTTCCGTTTCGCCTATCTGGAGGCTTACGCCGAAGCTGCCCGCAGCTGGCTGCACAACGATGCCGAGGTCATCGACACCACGCACCTCACAGCGGAGCAAAGCGCAGAGCAGATCGTCGCTTCAGTGCTAGGCCGCCGGGAATAA
- a CDS encoding M20/M25/M40 family metallo-hydrolase, translated as MEHPKAEEEVVRICQELIRFDTSNFGDGTGPGERVAAEYTAGLIEEVGLDTTIFESQPGRTSVLTRMAGKDPSKGALVVHGHLDVVPAQKEDWSVDPFGAEEKDGLIWGRGAVDMKDMDAMILSVMRAMAREGRVPERDLIFAFFADEEAGGTYGSHWAVDNKPELFEGATEAISEVGGYSTEIGGQRTYLLQTAEKGLSWLRLLAHGRAGHGSQINTDNAVTRLAAAVTRIGQYDWPIELTKTTRQFLDGVTELTGVEFDPDNPEEILKELGTVARFVGATLQNTTNPTVLRSGYKHNVIPGTAEALIDARTLPGQQEQVLEIVKELAGEGVEVSYAHRDVDLEVPFAGNLIDSMIDALHSEDPGAKVLPYTLSGGTDNKALSRLGIAGYGFAPLQLPNDLDFPAMFHGVDERVPTDSLKFGVRVLDRLLSSY; from the coding sequence ATGGAACACCCCAAGGCTGAAGAAGAAGTAGTTCGGATCTGTCAGGAACTGATTCGTTTCGACACCTCCAATTTCGGTGACGGCACCGGGCCGGGGGAGCGCGTCGCCGCTGAATACACCGCGGGCCTGATTGAGGAAGTCGGCCTGGACACCACCATTTTCGAATCGCAGCCCGGACGCACCTCGGTATTGACCAGAATGGCGGGTAAGGACCCCAGCAAGGGCGCCTTGGTGGTGCACGGCCATCTCGATGTGGTGCCCGCGCAAAAAGAGGACTGGTCGGTTGACCCGTTCGGAGCCGAGGAGAAGGACGGGCTGATCTGGGGCCGCGGAGCGGTCGATATGAAAGACATGGACGCTATGATCCTCTCGGTGATGCGCGCCATGGCGCGCGAGGGAAGAGTGCCAGAACGGGACCTGATTTTCGCCTTCTTTGCGGACGAGGAAGCCGGCGGAACCTACGGTTCGCATTGGGCGGTAGATAACAAACCCGAACTCTTCGAAGGTGCCACCGAGGCGATCAGCGAGGTTGGCGGCTACTCGACCGAAATTGGTGGCCAGCGCACTTATTTGCTGCAGACCGCAGAGAAGGGGCTTTCCTGGTTACGTTTGCTGGCCCACGGCCGGGCAGGTCACGGTTCGCAGATTAACACCGACAACGCGGTTACCAGATTGGCTGCTGCGGTGACTCGCATTGGTCAGTATGACTGGCCCATCGAACTCACCAAAACCACGCGCCAATTTCTCGATGGGGTGACGGAGCTGACCGGGGTGGAATTCGATCCCGATAATCCCGAGGAAATACTCAAAGAGCTCGGCACCGTGGCCCGTTTCGTTGGAGCCACCTTGCAGAACACTACCAATCCCACGGTGCTGCGCAGCGGCTATAAGCACAATGTGATTCCGGGCACCGCTGAGGCGTTGATCGACGCTCGGACTCTACCGGGGCAGCAGGAGCAAGTGCTGGAGATCGTCAAAGAGCTGGCGGGAGAAGGTGTTGAGGTCAGCTACGCACACCGCGACGTCGATCTGGAAGTGCCTTTCGCCGGTAATCTGATCGACTCGATGATCGACGCTCTGCACAGCGAGGACCCCGGCGCTAAAGTCTTGCCCTACACCCTTTCCGGGGGCACCGATAACAAGGCGTTGAGCAGGTTAGGAATTGCCGGTTACGGCTTCGCGCCACTGCAGCTGCCCAATGACCTGGATTTCCCAGCAATGTTCCATGGCGTCGACGAGCGGGTTCCCACCGACTCACTGAAGTTCGGTGTCCGGGTGCTGGACCGACTGCTGAGCAGCTACTAA